In the genome of Marinilactibacillus sp. Marseille-P9653, one region contains:
- a CDS encoding MurR/RpiR family transcriptional regulator: MKFDWNTVEMTTSQQKIAEYVERNLQTVLLSTEQELADTLSLSIASISRFWRSTGFKNMKDFKKKTTQEMTPTPAKKIETILSQSSEAEGLSKNFHTVMNHLEFTAKQFSEETLNEAAQLVSQSNKVYIYAQGSSVGLQDLLYFRLARYGLSLHKMVHSGSELLEDMIHLKKEDVVILLAFGRKVLPEEAVIFSEAKKVGYKVIAVTDQLVSSISDQADITLFGSRGEPWEFHSMVAPTLMIEMLIIAISSYEKETNLNQLDKLHELRKQYKDILPRS, from the coding sequence TTGAAATTTGATTGGAATACAGTGGAAATGACGACTTCCCAGCAGAAAATCGCTGAGTATGTAGAGCGCAATTTACAGACGGTTTTACTTTCTACCGAACAAGAACTAGCAGATACGCTGAGTTTGAGTATTGCTTCCATCTCACGCTTCTGGCGTTCTACTGGCTTCAAGAATATGAAAGACTTTAAAAAGAAAACAACCCAAGAGATGACACCGACACCTGCCAAAAAAATCGAGACGATTTTATCTCAGTCCTCTGAAGCGGAGGGCTTATCTAAAAACTTTCACACGGTCATGAATCATCTAGAATTCACGGCAAAGCAGTTTTCAGAAGAAACATTAAATGAAGCTGCCCAACTAGTCAGTCAATCCAATAAAGTTTATATTTACGCCCAAGGTTCTTCAGTCGGTCTTCAGGATCTTTTGTATTTCAGACTGGCGCGCTACGGATTATCTTTACATAAGATGGTTCATAGTGGAAGTGAACTCCTTGAAGATATGATTCATTTAAAAAAAGAGGATGTCGTGATTTTGTTAGCTTTCGGTCGAAAGGTCCTTCCTGAAGAGGCTGTTATTTTTTCTGAAGCTAAAAAGGTTGGCTATAAAGTCATCGCTGTGACCGATCAGCTTGTTTCTTCTATTTCAGATCAAGCAGATATCACCTTATTTGGGAGCCGCGGAGAACCTTGGGAATTCCACTCGATGGTTGCCCCTACTTTGATGATCGAAATGCTCATTATCGCCATCAGTTCCTATGAAAAAGAAACCAACTTGAACCAGCTGGATAAACTACACGAATTACGTAAGCAGTATAAAGATATACTTCCACGTTCATAG
- a CDS encoding HAMP domain-containing sensor histidine kinase gives MASDKIALTRGFLNYLRPQILLFLLQTLVFGAVYFLTRQESRVFTTAFQICLLLFILSSGIQFYLYTAKAKRAKSTQYAETDAFLSSDYIHEIYEENYMKLEETLLRKKQADIEKQSELMDYFSLWIHQIKTPLSAMSLVLQRQDEQTPQQRKLEQELIHVNDYIHLALNYLKLEETGKELEIEPVDVDAIIRSVLKKYAILFIYNKISLDFEPTNLVIQSDKKWVQVLIEQIISNSLKYTETGTIKITATPDQKLIIEDTGSGISKEDLPKIFEKGYTGLNGRLHDKSTGIGLFISRKITQRLNITLTIDSELGRGTQAIIDFSRKKTTLFE, from the coding sequence ATGGCGTCTGATAAAATAGCTTTGACACGCGGCTTCCTGAACTATCTACGTCCACAGATATTACTATTTTTACTGCAGACACTGGTCTTTGGAGCGGTCTATTTCTTGACCCGACAAGAGTCTAGAGTATTCACGACAGCTTTTCAAATCTGTCTGTTGTTATTTATCCTATCGAGTGGGATCCAGTTTTACCTCTACACAGCGAAAGCCAAAAGAGCCAAATCCACCCAATATGCAGAAACCGATGCATTCTTATCCAGTGACTATATCCACGAAATTTATGAAGAGAACTATATGAAGCTGGAAGAGACCTTGTTGCGTAAAAAGCAAGCGGACATAGAAAAACAATCTGAATTGATGGATTACTTTTCCTTATGGATCCACCAGATCAAGACCCCACTTTCTGCGATGAGTCTAGTTTTACAGCGTCAAGATGAACAGACACCCCAGCAGCGTAAACTGGAACAAGAACTGATTCACGTCAATGATTACATCCACCTTGCCCTGAACTATCTGAAGCTAGAAGAGACCGGTAAGGAACTCGAAATCGAACCAGTCGATGTCGACGCCATTATTCGCTCCGTCCTGAAAAAATATGCCATCCTCTTTATCTATAACAAAATCAGTCTGGACTTTGAACCAACAAACCTTGTGATTCAGTCAGACAAAAAATGGGTTCAAGTTTTGATTGAACAGATTATATCCAACAGCCTAAAGTACACAGAAACCGGTACGATCAAAATCACAGCCACACCAGACCAGAAACTGATTATAGAAGATACCGGAAGCGGCATCAGCAAAGAAGACCTTCCTAAAATCTTTGAAAAAGGCTATACCGGATTGAACGGTAGACTTCACGATAAATCAACAGGCATTGGCCTGTTTATCTCTAGAAAGATCACTCAACGATTGAATATCACTTTGACCATCGATTCTGAACTAGGCAGAGGAACTCAAGCCATCATTGACTTCTCCAGAAAAAAAACAACCCTCTTTGAATAA
- a CDS encoding sensor histidine kinase KdpD translates to MGTNKIEDIDVITRRKLVTWIVAQTLIIMSAAILSYLFVEVISNFFFNKTDSPFNFFQMLFRSGGTIIPMAIFLGMLNNALTKIVYRYIGTVADALKEIADGNFSIRLNPKKAGPFSVVYSNINKAAAELSNNELLKTNFVDHYSHEFKTPISSIKGFAELLLEDELDFDQQREYLNIIVEEASRLSDMTSTTILLSQLNTQEIVRDKKQYALDEQLRKCVILFLNEAANKNIHLENNLEKLNYYGSEELMKHVWINLLNNAFKFTPEKGSISVTLTSNEQHIIVEISDTGKGMTNEEVDQIFRQYYQVGSDQSQKGLGLGLSIVKRIIDINEGSIEVESTKQRGSKFKVYLPLKS, encoded by the coding sequence ATGGGGACCAATAAAATAGAAGATATCGATGTCATTACTAGACGTAAACTTGTAACGTGGATTGTTGCGCAAACACTCATTATCATGTCGGCAGCTATCCTTTCATACTTATTTGTAGAAGTTATTTCAAACTTCTTTTTCAATAAAACAGACTCACCCTTTAATTTTTTTCAGATGCTTTTCCGATCCGGTGGGACGATTATTCCAATGGCCATTTTTTTGGGCATGTTAAACAATGCATTAACAAAGATTGTTTATAGATATATTGGAACAGTTGCAGATGCTTTAAAAGAAATTGCGGACGGTAATTTTTCTATTCGTTTGAACCCAAAAAAAGCGGGGCCATTTTCAGTAGTCTATTCCAATATAAATAAAGCTGCAGCAGAATTGTCCAATAATGAATTATTGAAAACCAATTTCGTTGATCACTATTCTCATGAATTTAAAACACCTATTTCATCAATCAAAGGATTTGCCGAACTCCTTTTGGAAGATGAACTTGATTTTGATCAGCAAAGAGAATATTTGAATATCATTGTTGAAGAAGCTTCTCGTTTGTCCGATATGACCAGTACAACCATTCTTTTATCTCAATTGAATACCCAAGAAATCGTAAGAGATAAAAAGCAATATGCTCTTGATGAGCAGTTAAGGAAATGTGTCATATTGTTTCTGAACGAGGCTGCCAATAAGAATATTCACTTAGAAAATAATTTAGAAAAACTCAACTACTATGGTAGCGAAGAGTTGATGAAGCATGTTTGGATTAACCTTTTGAACAACGCTTTTAAATTCACACCTGAAAAAGGAAGCATCTCAGTAACCCTAACTTCAAATGAACAACATATTATTGTAGAAATATCCGATACTGGCAAAGGAATGACTAACGAAGAAGTGGATCAGATTTTTCGTCAATACTATCAAGTTGGATCAGATCAGTCACAAAAAGGTCTGGGGTTAGGCTTATCCATTGTAAAGAGAATTATAGATATCAATGAAGGCTCTATCGAAGTTGAAAGTACAAAACAACGTGGTTCAAAATTCAAAGTTTACCTGCCCCTAAAAAGTTAA
- a CDS encoding response regulator transcription factor → MIKIMIVEDDQTIAESLKSELEKWQYEAFYVTNFQSVLETFMAEQPQLVLMDINLPAFNGYHWTQEIRRRSDVPIIFISSRTDDMDMVMAIQMGADDFIQKPFSLTVVIAKVQAMLRRTYDYAENENYLTVEDIILKPAESSITLGDQSIELTKNETQILELLFRNKGTFVTRETIITRLWENESFIDDNTLAVNISRLRKKFKELEKEDLIKTKKGAGYGV, encoded by the coding sequence ATGATAAAAATTATGATTGTAGAAGATGACCAGACCATCGCAGAATCTTTGAAATCAGAATTAGAAAAATGGCAGTATGAAGCCTTTTATGTTACAAATTTTCAGTCTGTTTTAGAAACATTTATGGCCGAACAGCCACAACTCGTTTTAATGGATATCAATTTGCCCGCCTTTAACGGCTACCACTGGACACAGGAAATCAGAAGACGCTCCGACGTGCCCATTATCTTTATCTCATCACGAACAGATGATATGGATATGGTCATGGCCATTCAAATGGGTGCGGATGACTTTATTCAAAAACCCTTCAGTCTGACCGTTGTGATCGCCAAAGTCCAAGCCATGCTGAGACGGACCTACGACTACGCTGAAAATGAAAATTATCTTACAGTAGAAGACATCATCCTAAAACCAGCAGAATCTTCCATCACACTAGGAGACCAATCCATCGAACTCACCAAAAACGAAACGCAAATTTTGGAACTCCTTTTTAGAAATAAAGGCACCTTCGTCACCAGAGAAACCATTATCACCAGACTCTGGGAAAACGAATCTTTTATCGACGACAACACACTAGCGGTCAATATCTCAAGACTCCGGAAAAAATTCAAAGAACTAGAAAAAGAAGACCTAATCAAAACCAAGAAAGGAGCCGGCTATGGCGTCTGA
- a CDS encoding energy-coupling factor transporter transmembrane protein EcfT, with protein MDITKKLQEFISVEQLKIEVLNAAYGNTETTIAKLDSRTIFMWYFFYAIFPWLTHSWIVLIGMFLMLVAMIYLAKVSYLLLFLFVFGLVGQGSMVLGVSLFFGGSLATLLPILMFELKLAIISLAGLIAFSTMEPEKLSDGLLKIGVPGQVSFSISYGYRMLPTLIEEYHHVFMSFRLRGKAPEKHGFLYWRSVIYFMTLVVKSFYPLMLSSAKRARTTVESLESRGSLYSFKNPAVKKVKLGYMKFSYKDSLFGLFNVLYVVMLFMLAVALT; from the coding sequence ATGGACATTACAAAGAAGCTGCAAGAGTTTATTAGTGTAGAACAACTTAAGATTGAAGTATTGAACGCTGCTTACGGGAATACAGAAACCACGATCGCAAAACTTGATTCAAGAACGATCTTTATGTGGTATTTCTTTTACGCAATTTTTCCATGGTTAACGCACAGCTGGATCGTACTGATTGGAATGTTTTTGATGCTCGTTGCGATGATTTACTTGGCTAAAGTGAGTTACCTATTACTGTTCTTGTTTGTATTTGGACTCGTCGGGCAAGGAAGTATGGTGTTAGGCGTTTCCTTATTCTTTGGCGGAAGTCTAGCGACCCTTCTTCCCATACTGATGTTTGAACTGAAGCTGGCCATTATATCGCTAGCTGGTCTGATCGCTTTTTCAACGATGGAACCAGAAAAACTCAGTGATGGACTGCTGAAAATTGGCGTTCCAGGACAAGTATCTTTTAGTATTTCTTATGGGTACCGAATGCTACCAACATTGATTGAAGAGTATCACCACGTCTTTATGTCTTTCCGCCTCAGAGGAAAAGCTCCTGAAAAGCACGGCTTTCTGTACTGGCGATCGGTCATTTATTTTATGACACTAGTCGTGAAGTCCTTTTATCCGCTCATGCTCAGTTCAGCGAAGCGGGCACGAACAACAGTGGAGTCTCTAGAATCAAGAGGCAGCTTATACTCTTTCAAAAATCCAGCAGTTAAAAAGGTAAAACTGGGGTATATGAAATTTTCTTATAAAGACAGCTTGTTTGGGCTATTCAACGTCTTGTACGTTGTAATGTTATTTATGCTCGCAGTTGCATTAACTTAA
- a CDS encoding PHP domain-containing protein gives MNIDFHTHIKIAKISRFMPEYFEDMVEEAKVAGLTAICITEHFNTFQSMDTYDYLKEHYTYEKEYYNVRGLKVFTGMEVDVQEVGHILIIGQRDEIVSMRQQLTGFEQKPDFMPFKALMDLADQYNVLRIGGHPLRTSTPLTHHEPEQLKRLDALDLNGRDLYAQGQHPYREELEALADSLGLPIVGGSDTHQYLQYGSVYNESKQECETIEELKSMIKTRDYETKVSRELDLKVKSASLVKKLIKTSLDENGIATGYSNVALKRVSTEVMS, from the coding sequence ATGAATATAGATTTTCACACGCACATCAAAATTGCCAAAATCTCTCGCTTTATGCCGGAGTATTTTGAAGATATGGTGGAAGAAGCAAAGGTTGCTGGCTTAACAGCCATTTGTATCACAGAACATTTCAATACGTTTCAGTCAATGGATACGTATGACTATTTAAAGGAACATTACACTTACGAAAAAGAATACTATAACGTGAGGGGCTTGAAAGTATTCACGGGTATGGAAGTGGATGTGCAAGAAGTCGGACATATTCTGATTATCGGTCAGCGAGACGAAATCGTCAGTATGAGACAACAGCTCACAGGCTTTGAACAGAAGCCAGATTTTATGCCGTTTAAAGCATTGATGGACTTGGCAGATCAATATAACGTACTCAGAATTGGTGGACATCCTTTGAGAACCAGTACACCACTGACACATCATGAACCAGAACAATTAAAACGACTGGATGCACTCGACTTGAACGGTAGAGACTTGTACGCTCAAGGACAACATCCTTACAGAGAAGAACTAGAAGCACTTGCAGATTCTCTAGGGCTTCCGATCGTCGGGGGTAGCGATACACATCAATACTTGCAATATGGATCTGTCTATAACGAAAGTAAACAAGAATGCGAAACGATTGAAGAGTTGAAATCAATGATCAAAACAAGAGATTACGAAACAAAAGTCTCAAGGGAACTTGATCTTAAAGTTAAATCCGCAAGCCTCGTTAAAAAACTAATCAAGACGTCTCTAGATGAGAATGGAATTGCGACAGGCTACAGTAATGTGGCTTTGAAAAGAGTCTCTACAGAAGTAATGAGTTAA
- a CDS encoding response regulator transcription factor, whose translation MATILVVEDDPNTQLLLVSRLKKEYGVLACQNGEEALEILYRSKVDLIVSDIMMPKMDGYELLKTLRAEAFSIPILLLTAKHELNDKRLGFSLGTDDYLTKPINYEELIWRIQALLRRSKITSDNQIVLTHTVIDSQTLKVTHNHEEIDFSKKEFNLIFKLLSYPNIVFTKTQLLDDIWGYDSNSGEDTIKTHISKIRNKLKQIDDFEIVTVKGLGYKAVIINGDQ comes from the coding sequence ATGGCAACTATATTGGTTGTTGAAGATGATCCAAATACACAGCTATTATTAGTTTCAAGGTTAAAAAAAGAATATGGAGTACTCGCTTGTCAGAACGGAGAAGAAGCATTAGAGATTTTATATCGTTCTAAAGTTGATTTGATTGTATCGGATATTATGATGCCAAAAATGGATGGTTATGAACTATTAAAAACCTTAAGAGCCGAAGCTTTTTCAATACCTATACTATTACTAACTGCAAAGCACGAATTAAATGACAAACGGTTAGGATTTTCCCTAGGAACTGATGACTATCTAACAAAACCCATTAACTATGAAGAATTGATTTGGCGTATTCAGGCTTTGCTCAGGAGATCGAAAATCACTTCCGATAATCAGATTGTTCTTACGCATACAGTAATAGATTCTCAAACACTAAAAGTAACTCATAATCATGAGGAAATCGATTTTTCAAAAAAAGAGTTTAACCTGATTTTCAAGCTACTCTCTTACCCGAACATCGTTTTTACTAAGACACAACTGTTGGACGACATCTGGGGTTACGATTCTAATAGTGGTGAAGACACAATCAAAACGCATATTAGCAAAATCAGGAATAAACTGAAACAAATAGATGATTTCGAAATTGTTACAGTAAAAGGTTTGGGCTACAAAGCGGTGATTATAAATGGGGACCAATAA
- a CDS encoding DUF3267 domain-containing protein, whose amino-acid sequence MTLIKAYNLMENKKVIFWLNVLSIPLIFLFIFLFTTLLYVFYGNKDFGVSMNFGLMDFILFLVFFFLLIVVHELIHGAFFKLFNPEGKVKFGFKNGLAYATSPHSFYTRSQFVLICLAPFVLISSALMGYALFSLNTSIPLIFLASCHAASCVGDFYWVYLISRQGGDIRVQDTEVGMSLYLND is encoded by the coding sequence ATGACCTTGATAAAAGCTTACAACCTGATGGAAAATAAGAAAGTGATTTTCTGGCTGAATGTTCTTTCTATCCCTTTGATTTTTTTGTTTATCTTTTTATTTACAACCCTATTATATGTCTTTTATGGAAACAAAGATTTTGGTGTATCAATGAATTTTGGTCTAATGGATTTCATTTTGTTTTTAGTATTCTTTTTTTTATTGATCGTAGTGCACGAACTGATTCATGGTGCCTTTTTTAAGTTATTCAATCCAGAAGGTAAAGTAAAATTTGGATTCAAGAACGGACTAGCTTATGCAACGAGTCCCCATTCTTTTTATACGAGAAGTCAGTTTGTCCTGATCTGTCTGGCACCTTTTGTATTGATTTCTTCAGCACTCATGGGTTACGCGCTATTTTCTTTAAATACGTCCATTCCGTTGATTTTTCTAGCATCTTGCCATGCGGCTAGTTGTGTCGGAGACTTTTACTGGGTCTATTTGATTTCTAGGCAAGGCGGAGATATTCGCGTGCAAGATACTGAAGTAGGTATGTCGCTTTATCTGAATGACTAA
- a CDS encoding ABC transporter ATP-binding protein, whose product MSLIEINHVTFQYPGATQPSLTDVSLNIEKGDFIAIMGGNGSGKTTLCKLLNGLIPHYYVGDIEGEVIVDEMKTLESKVTDLSGSVGYVYQDFENQLVRAKVIEDASYSPLNFGYPDYLERGKKALEKVGLIGKDNEYIWELSGGQKHLLALAGAISLEPGILIVDEPVAQLDPQHAKELYEVLKLLNEKENTTVIVIEHHTEFISEYCKNVVLMADSRILWKKSVRDGLTRIQELRDRQIFPPQITQAAYALTGEEDTTLPINLSEAVEYFKTFNLTEHYQPYLNPVPDRTGEKIVDIQQVDFSYKMISRQKKKILNDISLTIHKGDRIALVGNNGAGKSTLMKLMTGIDKPEFGDVLLKDKNTKDFSPETFADTVTYIYQNPEEMFIEDSIQADIEYFLKARKVKDYPETVEKIIDLFQLREIKDRDGRLLSGGQQRRASLAIGVAMQPSLILLDEPTANLDIGTRKHISKFIQSLKDEAEAVIIATHDMQLVSEWANRIIVMKDGQIIHDGDRASVFSNAELLESAGLTPPQIMELSRTLGTKLAYSVEEFVAYAQDCKEEMAFNGHYKEAARVY is encoded by the coding sequence ATGAGCTTAATCGAAATCAATCATGTGACATTTCAATATCCCGGAGCAACCCAGCCATCGCTGACGGACGTTTCCTTGAACATTGAAAAAGGAGACTTTATCGCCATCATGGGCGGGAACGGATCCGGAAAAACAACCTTATGCAAACTACTCAACGGCCTGATTCCCCACTATTATGTGGGCGACATCGAAGGCGAAGTGATCGTTGATGAAATGAAAACCTTAGAGAGCAAAGTGACCGATTTAAGCGGTTCTGTGGGGTATGTTTACCAGGACTTTGAGAATCAGTTGGTGAGAGCCAAGGTCATTGAAGACGCAAGTTACAGTCCACTGAATTTTGGTTATCCAGATTATCTGGAGCGCGGTAAGAAGGCGCTGGAAAAAGTGGGCTTGATTGGAAAAGACAATGAGTACATTTGGGAACTAAGTGGTGGACAAAAGCACTTGCTGGCGCTGGCAGGCGCGATTTCTTTGGAACCAGGGATTCTGATTGTAGATGAGCCAGTTGCACAACTGGATCCGCAACATGCAAAAGAATTATATGAAGTACTGAAGTTACTGAATGAAAAAGAAAACACAACAGTCATTGTAATCGAACACCATACAGAATTTATTTCTGAGTATTGTAAAAATGTAGTGCTAATGGCTGATAGTCGGATTCTATGGAAGAAAAGCGTACGAGATGGATTGACACGCATTCAGGAATTGAGAGACAGACAGATTTTCCCTCCTCAGATCACACAAGCTGCTTACGCATTAACTGGAGAAGAAGATACGACGCTACCGATTAATTTGAGTGAAGCCGTTGAGTATTTCAAGACATTCAACTTAACAGAACACTATCAGCCGTACTTGAATCCTGTTCCAGACCGTACAGGTGAGAAAATTGTAGACATCCAGCAAGTCGATTTCTCTTACAAAATGATTTCCAGACAGAAAAAGAAAATTTTAAACGATATCAGCTTGACCATTCATAAAGGGGACCGAATCGCACTCGTTGGAAATAACGGAGCTGGGAAGTCCACACTGATGAAACTGATGACAGGTATCGACAAGCCTGAATTTGGAGACGTCTTACTCAAAGACAAGAATACAAAAGACTTTTCTCCAGAAACCTTTGCGGATACTGTCACTTATATCTATCAGAATCCGGAAGAGATGTTTATCGAAGACTCGATTCAAGCAGATATTGAATACTTCTTGAAAGCGAGAAAGGTCAAGGACTATCCAGAAACCGTAGAAAAGATCATCGATTTGTTTCAATTAAGAGAAATCAAAGACCGCGATGGTCGACTGTTAAGTGGTGGACAGCAAAGAAGAGCGTCTCTAGCGATTGGTGTTGCGATGCAACCTTCTTTGATACTCCTTGATGAACCAACGGCGAATCTGGATATTGGAACTAGAAAACATATTTCAAAATTCATTCAGTCTCTCAAAGACGAAGCAGAAGCAGTTATTATTGCCACACATGATATGCAACTCGTTTCAGAATGGGCTAACCGAATCATTGTGATGAAAGATGGCCAGATTATTCATGATGGGGATAGAGCGTCAGTGTTTTCCAATGCTGAGTTATTGGAAAGTGCGGGACTAACGCCACCACAAATTATGGAGTTGAGTCGGACATTGGGAACTAAACTGGCATATTCAGTAGAAGAATTCGTAGCCTACGCACAAGACTGTAAGGAGGAAATGGCGTTCAATGGACATTACAAAGAAGCTGCAAGAGTTTATTAG
- a CDS encoding DUF4385 domain-containing protein codes for MNGLHKNNEVKRMAFDYDLDFDTIDFREQPELYRVGRGEQGVLMVEPYKGEILPHWRFKTPEIAKESSEKIYQMYLDYKEAGDFVGMDMARKFIQMGYTRARRYANYKGGRKYDKDGEVNERDIDEEKAESAAIFEKKWIIVREDEDYLKLKKAHQKKYG; via the coding sequence ATGAACGGATTACATAAAAACAACGAGGTGAAGAGAATGGCATTTGACTATGACTTGGATTTCGATACAATTGATTTCCGCGAACAACCAGAACTCTATAGAGTGGGTAGAGGTGAGCAAGGCGTATTGATGGTAGAGCCTTATAAAGGCGAGATTCTTCCTCATTGGCGCTTTAAAACGCCTGAGATTGCCAAAGAGTCTTCTGAGAAAATTTATCAAATGTATCTGGATTATAAAGAAGCTGGAGACTTTGTTGGAATGGATATGGCAAGGAAATTCATCCAAATGGGCTATACGCGTGCTCGTCGTTACGCGAATTACAAAGGCGGCAGAAAGTACGACAAAGACGGTGAAGTCAATGAAAGAGATATTGATGAAGAAAAGGCAGAGTCAGCTGCTATCTTTGAAAAGAAATGGATTATCGTTCGAGAAGACGAAGACTATCTGAAACTTAAAAAAGCGCATCAGAAAAAATACGGCTAA
- a CDS encoding ABC transporter ATP-binding protein, whose translation MGFLEVKHIKKVYTGRLGAKETTALKDVHFSVNEGEFVSVMGESGSGKTTLLNLLSTLDKPTEGEITLAGTPLTTIKEKELSKFRREQLGFVFQDFNLLDNFSLKDNILLPLVLEQMPVKEMEDRLKPLVEKLGISQLINNYPYEVSGGQKQRAAVARALITKPKLILADEPTGALDSKASEVLMNLFSDIHAMNQTILMVTHSARAASYSNRVLFIRDGEVYHEIYRGDQSTEVFMDRISKALLFSFDRGEQDEV comes from the coding sequence ATGGGATTTTTAGAAGTTAAACATATTAAAAAAGTTTATACAGGACGATTAGGCGCTAAAGAGACAACCGCATTAAAAGATGTGCATTTTTCAGTAAACGAAGGAGAATTCGTTTCAGTCATGGGGGAATCCGGTTCGGGTAAGACGACCTTACTGAATCTACTATCGACACTCGATAAACCAACTGAAGGCGAAATCACTTTGGCGGGAACACCACTGACGACAATCAAAGAAAAAGAATTGTCTAAATTCAGAAGAGAACAACTAGGATTCGTATTTCAGGATTTCAACTTACTGGATAATTTTTCACTTAAAGACAATATCTTACTGCCACTTGTACTGGAACAGATGCCGGTAAAAGAAATGGAAGACAGGCTGAAACCACTTGTTGAAAAACTAGGCATCAGTCAATTGATCAACAACTACCCTTACGAGGTCTCAGGTGGACAGAAACAAAGAGCGGCAGTCGCCAGAGCATTGATCACGAAACCCAAACTCATACTGGCTGATGAACCGACAGGGGCGCTGGATTCGAAAGCATCCGAAGTATTGATGAATCTGTTCTCAGATATTCATGCAATGAACCAGACAATTCTGATGGTGACGCACAGTGCTCGAGCAGCGAGTTACTCAAACCGCGTCTTGTTCATTCGCGACGGCGAAGTCTATCACGAGATTTACCGTGGAGATCAGTCGACTGAAGTCTTTATGGATAGAATTTCAAAAGCCTTACTGTTTTCATTCGATAGAGGTGAGCAAGATGAAGTTTAA
- a CDS encoding DUF4349 domain-containing protein: MFKKKWLVSGIGLGILLAGCSGGTDQSESDMSTEVAVTSDESGEVWDSETEESTTNTDVEGNLIGEKVIRSVYRDYETLDFEESNTYIMDRVAEFSGFVEQSNQSTGNYMDDSNRIYRDGYYTLRIPTESLEGFLEQLDGIDAIKLNENVGTEDVTQNYTDTESRVNVLRNKEERLNSLLEQAESIEDIIQIENSLSETIAERESLQTVLDNYDSLTDYTRVEISLSERPRISGERESRPFLERIQEALVDSAYAFYYVLQSLIIGLIYALPFLIGIGLIIWIGYYIHKKRTNKDK, from the coding sequence ATGTTCAAAAAGAAGTGGCTTGTGTCAGGGATAGGATTAGGAATTTTATTGGCGGGTTGTTCGGGGGGGACGGATCAGTCAGAGAGCGATATGTCTACGGAAGTAGCTGTGACGAGCGATGAGTCAGGAGAGGTTTGGGATTCTGAAACAGAAGAAAGTACAACGAATACTGATGTTGAAGGAAATCTGATTGGAGAGAAAGTTATCAGATCCGTTTATCGAGATTATGAAACACTGGACTTTGAAGAAAGCAATACGTATATCATGGATAGGGTGGCAGAGTTCAGCGGATTTGTTGAACAGTCCAATCAGTCTACTGGAAATTATATGGATGATTCGAACCGCATATACCGCGATGGGTACTATACTTTGCGCATTCCAACCGAATCGCTTGAAGGGTTTTTAGAACAGTTAGACGGTATCGATGCTATTAAACTAAACGAAAATGTGGGCACGGAAGATGTAACGCAAAACTATACGGATACAGAATCCCGAGTCAATGTACTTAGAAACAAAGAAGAACGACTGAATAGTTTGCTAGAACAAGCGGAATCGATTGAAGATATTATTCAGATTGAAAACAGTCTTTCAGAAACGATTGCAGAAAGAGAATCTTTACAGACAGTATTAGATAACTACGATAGTTTAACCGATTATACAAGAGTTGAGATCAGTCTTTCAGAACGTCCACGGATTTCTGGAGAAAGAGAAAGTAGGCCATTCCTTGAACGCATTCAGGAAGCGCTAGTTGATTCCGCGTATGCCTTTTACTATGTGTTACAAAGTCTGATCATCGGCTTGATTTATGCCCTACCGTTTTTGATTGGAATTGGTCTGATTATCTGGATTGGCTACTACATTCATAAAAAGAGAACAAACAAGGATAAATAG